The DNA sequence TTCTTCGAAAGTTCTTGTGAAGCCAGACGATCCGGAGGCGGCTCGTGGCTTCAACCCGTTGATCTTTAAAAAGACAGTGCCGATTTAATGTGCTGATCTTGGCCCAGAACCCCACATTTCATAGAAACCTTCGAAGAACCATACAGGAACATCAGGCTCGCCTTGTGACGGAGCAAGAGATCGCGCGGCTGCTGGCTCGTCTCCAGCAGGCAGGTCTGGATCGGGTTTGAGTAGCATTACCCACCTCGACTTTGGCTATTTTGTGGATGGAGAAAGTTCATAGAATATAGATTTCAGGAATAATAACTTAAAATTCGTAAAATCAAGGTTTTCATGTGATATGCTCTAATTCAGGCGTTACACAGTGAAACTATGACGGATTCTGAGCTGCCTCACTAGTTGTCAGGCAAACTGGAACAGGTCCCTATAGTATTTTAGATAATTGGTGAAAGATATTTAGTATGACCACGACACTTCATAACACTGACTTTTATGCTTGGACTCAACAGCAGATTCGTTTGCTCAAATCAAACTGCTGGCATGAGTTGGATGTTAGTGGACTGATCGAGGAAATTGAGAGCATGGGCGCAAGTGAACGGCGTGAACTCATTAATCGATTAGCGGTGTTAATGGCGCATTTATTAAAGTGGCAATACCAACCCACTTTTCAAGGGCGTAGTTGGCAGTTGACGATTAAAGAGCAGCGCCGTCAATTGCAAAGGCTACTCAAGGATAATCCGAGCTTGCAGGGTAGATTATCCGAGTTTAGAGTCGAGGCTTATGGTGATGCTCTTTTGTTAGCCGCAAAAGAGACCGGTTTGGATGAGTCCGTTTTTCCTGAGCAGTGTCCATATGGTGAAGATGATGTTCTGAATGATAAGTTTTACCCGGAATGATCAATTGAATTCCACGTCGCGCTGTTACGCGCGACGATATCTACCACCTGGAGTGGGTTCTTATCGCCCAATTATCCTAACATGTTTTTTAAATGTGACTTCATCAAGACCATATAAGGCATCCAGCAACGCCACCTGTAGACTACCAGGGCCAGCCGCCCAACCTGCGGCAACTTCACCTGCGACTCCAAAAACGGCCAGCGCTGCAACGGTCGCCAATAATGCGTCCGGCTCTACCGCCAAAAATGCTCCAATGATTGCAGTGGCTGAACAACCTAATCCGGTTACACAGGTCATCAATGGATGACCATTATGAATCTCCATGACTTGCTCGCCATCCGTCACATAGTCCACAGCTCCAGTTACCGCAATGACCGAACCGATTTCGGTCGCTAACTGGCGCGCCGCATCCAGCGCTATATTCGAGTCATGCAGGCTGTCCACCCCGCGACCTTGGCCATTCAGCGCTTGTTCGCGAGTCAAGGTCAGAATTTCCGAACCATTGCCGCGAATCACCTTGGGTCTTAACCGGGTCAGGGCGCTGGCGACTGTGCGGCGATAGGGCGTTGCTCCAGCGCCCACCGGGTCGAGAACCCAGGGAATGTTTTTGGCGCTTGCGCTTACCGCCGCCAGTTTACAGGCTGCAACCTGCTCGGAGTACAGCGTACCTATATTGATCACCAGCGCCTGACTGATCGCTACAAAATCTTCGACTTCGTCCATCGAATGCACCATCGCTGGCGATGCGCCGATCGCTAATAATGCATTTGCGGTGTTATTCATCGCCACGAAATTCGTGATGTTATGAACCAGTGGGGATTGCTCGCGCACAGCGATGAATCGCGTCCAGTAAGTGTCGGTTTGCATTTCGCTCTTGAGCTGTTTGGATGAAGTGGATCAGGTCGCTGATTCTTTCAATAACCTGATCTGGGCGGGGAGGGAGATTCGTTGTAAATCATAATGTTCGACAATGGTCTGTCGGCCTTTCAGGCGCAGTCCTGCATAGGCGTCCGGATCGGCCAGGACCGAGCAGACCGTGTTCGCTAACTCGGAGATATCGAAGAAATCAACCAGGAGGCCATTCTTCTCATGGATGATCACTTCCTCAACAGGCGGGGTTCGAGAACCTACTACCAACGCCCCGGCGCTCATCGCCTCAAGCATCGACCAGGACAGCACAAAAGGGTAGGTCAGGTAGACATGACAGCGAGTAATTTGCAGTAGCCGCAGCAAGACATTGTAAGACACCCGGCCCATGAAAAAGACCCGAGAGGGGTCGAGCCGCCGGGCGACTTCATCCAGATAGCGTTGCCGGTAGGAGCTGCTTTCGGGTCGCGCGCCATAGCTGACGTCTTCGCCGCCAACAATAAATACTTTCGCCCTGGGGCGTCGAGCCAGGATGTCAGGCAGGGCGCGCATAAAGATATGGTAGCCGCGCACCGGCTCCAAGTTACGGGCGATGAACGTGAGGACTTCATCACCTGGGCGCGCACAGATGCGCCGGTCTGGTAAGTGAATCTCTGCGGCTGGATCAGGGGCGGCAACGTCAGTATTGATCCCGTCGTGGATCACACTGAGCTTTTCTCGCACCCATGCCGGGTGTGTGGAAGCTTGCCAGCCGGTTGGCGCTACTCCCCAGTCCATGACGTCAAAGGCTATCGCCAGGTTGGCGTTCTTGGTGCGTAACCGCGCCCGATCGGCGAAGGTGGGCGCGGGAAATTCCGGATCAAACCCTATATCTTGCCCCGAAGCCCG is a window from the Gammaproteobacteria bacterium genome containing:
- a CDS encoding DUF29 domain-containing protein — translated: MTTTLHNTDFYAWTQQQIRLLKSNCWHELDVSGLIEEIESMGASERRELINRLAVLMAHLLKWQYQPTFQGRSWQLTIKEQRRQLQRLLKDNPSLQGRLSEFRVEAYGDALLLAAKETGLDESVFPEQCPYGEDDVLNDKFYPE
- the thiM gene encoding hydroxyethylthiazole kinase: MQTDTYWTRFIAVREQSPLVHNITNFVAMNNTANALLAIGASPAMVHSMDEVEDFVAISQALVINIGTLYSEQVAACKLAAVSASAKNIPWVLDPVGAGATPYRRTVASALTRLRPKVIRGNGSEILTLTREQALNGQGRGVDSLHDSNIALDAARQLATEIGSVIAVTGAVDYVTDGEQVMEIHNGHPLMTCVTGLGCSATAIIGAFLAVEPDALLATVAALAVFGVAGEVAAGWAAGPGSLQVALLDALYGLDEVTFKKHVRIIGR
- a CDS encoding glycosyltransferase: MNILFVHQNFPGQYQHLAPALVDQGHQVMAICQGNPSRAVPGVDIHGYRLPRGNTPDVHPFAIEFESKVLRGEACGRLAEKLRESGFIPDVTLAHPGWGEALYLKDVFPDTRLICFAEYYYRASGQDIGFDPEFPAPTFADRARLRTKNANLAIAFDVMDWGVAPTGWQASTHPAWVREKLSVIHDGINTDVAAPDPAAEIHLPDRRICARPGDEVLTFIARNLEPVRGYHIFMRALPDILARRPRAKVFIVGGEDVSYGARPESSSYRQRYLDEVARRLDPSRVFFMGRVSYNVLLRLLQITRCHVYLTYPFVLSWSMLEAMSAGALVVGSRTPPVEEVIIHEKNGLLVDFFDISELANTVCSVLADPDAYAGLRLKGRQTIVEHYDLQRISLPAQIRLLKESAT